Proteins co-encoded in one Lynx canadensis isolate LIC74 chromosome C1, mLynCan4.pri.v2, whole genome shotgun sequence genomic window:
- the CD164L2 gene encoding CD164 sialomucin-like 2 protein: MAVSARLQVAWVSLPTPQRSRVREGRITPALRRPSAPAPPMAAPGPRALRAALCGGCCCLLLCAQLAVAGKGARGFGRGALLRMNIWPAVPGACKQFKLCEHCVEGHKAHNLSGCVWEQCQPEEPGHCVAPAEVVKEGCSVYNRSESCPAAHHHPTYEPKTVTTGLGSWSTVACYDLHPAGSPPVPEAHGPGFDGASFIGGVVLVLSLQAAAFFVLRFLKAKDSTYQTL, encoded by the exons ATGGCCGTGAGCGCTCGCCTCCAG GTTGCCTGGGTCTCGCTCCCCACACCCCAGCGGAGCCGAGTCCGCGAGGGACGCATCACACCAGCTCTCCGCCGACCCtcagcccccgccccgcccatgGCCGCGCCGGGACCCCGCGCCTTACGGGCCGCGCTCTGTGGCGGCTGCTGCTGCCTCCTCCTGTGTGCCCAGCTCGCTGTGGCTG GTAAAGGAGCTCGAGGCTTTGGGCGGGGAGCCCTGCTCCGCATGAACATCTGGCCAGCTGTCCCGGGGGCCTGCAAACAGTTCAAGCTCTGTGAGCATTGTGTGGAGGGGCACAAAGCACACAACCTCTCTGGCTGCGTGTGGGAGCAGTGTCAGCCAGAGGAGCCAG GACACTGTGTGGCCCCAGCTGAGGTGGTCAAGGAGGGTTGCTCTGTCTACAACCGCTCAGAGTCGTGTCCAG ctgcccaccaccaccccacctaTGAACCAAAGACAGTCACAACAG GGCTAGGATCCTGGTCCACAGTGGCCTGCTATGACCTGCACCCTGCAGGGAGCCCCCCAGTCCCTGAAGCCCACGGCCCTGGCTTTGATGGGGCCAGCTTCATTGGGGGCGTCGTGCTCGTGCTGAGCCTGCAGGCAGCGGCCTTCTTCGTCTTGCGCTTCCTCAAGGCCAAGGACAGCACCTACCAGACACTGTGA